The Mesobacillus jeotgali genome window below encodes:
- a CDS encoding DUF2512 family protein, whose translation MNHAKALLIKGIMTFAVLLLLLGSFASLGDILVITLVLGAISYLAGDLFILPKTSNLTASLSDLALSFFVIWGLGLMLFEQTNGIVFAALFASVLIASGEWLFHSYMADRILRINRKI comes from the coding sequence ATGAATCACGCAAAGGCACTTTTGATAAAAGGCATCATGACATTTGCTGTTCTTCTTCTATTATTGGGGAGTTTTGCCAGTCTAGGGGATATTCTCGTCATCACTCTAGTACTTGGGGCGATCTCATATCTCGCCGGTGACTTGTTCATTCTCCCGAAAACAAGCAATCTTACGGCTTCTCTATCTGACCTGGCCCTGTCATTTTTCGTGATATGGGGTCTTGGGTTGATGTTATTTGAGCAAACCAACGGCATCGTTTTCGCAGCTCTTTTTGCGTCAGTATTGATCGCCTCTGGTGAATGGTTATTCCATAGTTATATGGCAGATCGCATTCTTCGTATTAATCGGAAGATATAA
- a CDS encoding YojF family protein: protein MDPVIISEVQEALDRFKDKEVYIHLETTNGAYASHNNESFFSSGAYIRNAKVIYERAKITGEGPFRTGLKIPFGWVYAEGITHFEIDDKGRLLLAGHDFNGKLAVALEISETPFE from the coding sequence ATGGATCCGGTGATTATATCCGAAGTCCAGGAAGCCCTGGATCGTTTTAAAGATAAAGAAGTCTATATTCATTTAGAAACAACCAATGGAGCTTACGCATCCCATAACAACGAGTCATTCTTCTCCTCAGGTGCGTACATCCGCAATGCGAAGGTAATATATGAACGCGCGAAGATCACTGGGGAAGGTCCTTTTCGGACAGGATTGAAGATCCCTTTTGGCTGGGTATATGCTGAAGGAATCACCCACTTCGAAATTGATGATAAAGGAAGGCTGCTGCTTGCTGGCCATGATTTTAACGGAAAGCTTGCCGTCGCCCTTGAAATAAGCGAAACACCATTCGAATAA
- the bshB2 gene encoding bacillithiol biosynthesis deacetylase BshB2 — MEKERHVLVVFPHPDDEAFGVSGTIASHINMGTPVTYACLTLGQMGRNMGNPPFANRETLPAIRKKELKDAARAMGINDLRMLGFRDKTVEFEDENMLANLMSSLITELNPSLVITFYPGYSVHPDHEATGAAVVSAVEKIPEADRPKLHCVAFSRNCVEELGEPDIVHDISAVVDIKLDAIRAHRSQTELMLEEMADKLKEKDPKTMAWLNNERFWTYKFS, encoded by the coding sequence ATGGAAAAAGAAAGGCATGTACTTGTCGTCTTCCCTCATCCTGATGATGAGGCATTCGGTGTTTCCGGAACGATTGCTTCCCATATCAACATGGGTACGCCTGTCACATATGCCTGTCTGACACTAGGACAGATGGGACGGAATATGGGGAATCCGCCATTTGCGAACAGGGAAACCCTTCCTGCTATACGGAAAAAAGAATTGAAGGATGCAGCACGCGCGATGGGCATCAATGATTTGCGCATGCTCGGGTTCCGTGACAAGACGGTTGAGTTCGAGGATGAAAATATGCTGGCCAACCTCATGTCTTCATTGATTACAGAATTGAATCCTTCACTTGTCATCACCTTCTATCCTGGCTACTCTGTCCACCCGGACCACGAGGCAACAGGTGCGGCAGTGGTGAGTGCAGTTGAAAAGATTCCTGAAGCAGACAGACCGAAGCTGCATTGCGTCGCATTCTCACGCAATTGTGTCGAAGAGCTTGGGGAACCAGATATCGTCCATGATATAAGTGCTGTCGTCGACATCAAGCTGGATGCAATCCGAGCCCACCGTTCCCAAACGGAGCTGATGCTGGAAGAAATGGCTGACAAGCTCAAAGAGAAAGACCCAAAAACGATGGCTTGGCTTAATAATGAACGCTTCTGGACCTATAAGTTTTCATGA
- a CDS encoding ABC transporter ATP-binding protein, producing the protein MVKIAVIVSIENVSKSYGKHKVLENINLEIKSGEIFGLLGPSGAGKTTLVRQLVGLETPSEGENFLFGEKMPSLKLIERIGYMAQSDALYTELSAKENLEFFASLFGLKGTHRKKRILEVMQLVDLSDHLNKLVTNYSGGMKRRLSLASALLHEPELLILDEPTVGIDPVLRQSIWSGFYGLKAEGKTLIVTTHVMDEAEKCDRLGLIRDGRLIAVGTPEELKERTGSASIEEAFLTYGGVRHEN; encoded by the coding sequence ATGGTGAAGATTGCCGTGATTGTATCAATCGAAAACGTAAGTAAAAGCTATGGCAAGCATAAGGTTTTAGAAAATATCAATCTAGAGATCAAGAGTGGAGAAATCTTTGGACTGCTTGGCCCCTCAGGAGCAGGAAAAACGACTCTAGTCCGGCAGCTAGTCGGTCTAGAAACGCCAAGTGAAGGAGAAAATTTTCTATTCGGCGAAAAGATGCCTTCACTGAAGCTGATTGAAAGAATCGGCTATATGGCTCAATCGGACGCGCTTTACACTGAATTGTCTGCGAAGGAAAACCTTGAATTCTTTGCTTCCTTGTTCGGCCTGAAAGGCACGCACCGGAAAAAACGTATTTTAGAAGTGATGCAGCTTGTCGATTTATCTGATCATCTTAACAAATTGGTAACCAATTATTCTGGCGGCATGAAACGCCGTTTATCGCTCGCATCCGCACTGCTGCATGAGCCGGAACTGTTGATCCTTGATGAACCGACTGTCGGAATCGACCCTGTGCTGCGCCAGAGTATTTGGTCAGGCTTTTATGGTTTGAAGGCAGAGGGGAAAACACTGATCGTCACGACGCATGTCATGGACGAAGCGGAAAAATGCGACAGATTGGGACTGATACGAGATGGTCGTCTGATTGCGGTCGGTACTCCTGAAGAATTGAAGGAACGGACCGGTTCTGCAAGCATTGAGGAAGCATTTTTAACATATGGAGGTGTCCGGCATGAGAATTAG
- a CDS encoding ABC transporter permease, which translates to MRISALVIRIIRQFLRDKRTLAMMLVAPLLILTMLHLVFNGENYIPKVGFVDAPVVVMEKLDLEDAKVTEYDSVKMAKEDALVREIDGYITFNGLMIDKIVLEGSDPSVNGAVMKWIQQATKPLTPSQGNLSVDYLHGSEDMGQFDYFGPVLLGFFAFFFVFIISGISFLRERTSGTLEKLLSSPLRKWEIVIGYVIGFGIFTMLQATLIAWYAIYVLGMLMEGSFIYVLLITLMLSMTALTLGTLLSAFANNEFQMIQFIPIIIVPQFFFSGLINLDTISDWLSWLGPITPLYYAAEALRDIMVRGYGWDAIYGNMLMLAGFSALFIFLNILALRKHRAV; encoded by the coding sequence ATGAGAATTAGTGCTTTAGTAATCAGGATCATCAGGCAATTCCTTCGGGATAAAAGAACCCTTGCAATGATGCTTGTCGCCCCGCTCCTGATCCTGACGATGCTCCATCTTGTTTTTAACGGAGAAAACTATATTCCCAAGGTCGGCTTTGTAGACGCTCCTGTTGTTGTAATGGAGAAGCTGGACCTCGAGGATGCTAAAGTTACAGAATATGACTCTGTAAAAATGGCAAAAGAGGATGCATTGGTCCGAGAAATTGATGGGTATATCACCTTTAATGGCCTTATGATAGATAAAATCGTTTTAGAAGGAAGCGACCCATCAGTTAATGGTGCAGTTATGAAATGGATTCAGCAAGCAACTAAGCCATTGACGCCATCACAGGGAAATCTGTCCGTCGATTATCTCCACGGCTCTGAGGATATGGGCCAATTTGATTATTTCGGGCCGGTTCTCTTGGGCTTCTTTGCTTTCTTTTTCGTCTTTATCATTTCCGGGATTTCTTTTTTAAGGGAAAGAACAAGCGGTACACTCGAAAAACTACTTTCAAGCCCGCTAAGGAAGTGGGAAATTGTCATTGGCTATGTAATCGGATTTGGGATTTTCACGATGCTTCAGGCGACCCTGATTGCCTGGTATGCCATCTATGTCCTCGGCATGCTGATGGAAGGTTCCTTCATCTATGTATTATTGATTACCTTGATGCTGTCAATGACGGCACTGACGCTCGGTACACTTTTGTCCGCATTCGCTAACAACGAGTTTCAGATGATTCAGTTCATCCCGATCATTATCGTACCGCAGTTCTTTTTCTCAGGACTGATCAACCTCGATACGATTTCCGATTGGCTGAGCTGGCTCGGGCCGATTACACCTCTCTATTATGCTGCCGAAGCATTGCGTGATATTATGGTAAGAGGATACGGATGGGATGCCATCTACGGGAATATGTTGATGCTGGCTGGATTTTCAGCTCTGTTCATCTTCCTTAATATCCTGGCTTTACGGAAACACCGCGCAGTTTGA
- a CDS encoding TetR/AcrR family transcriptional regulator — MSDHDLKIDELIDGEDLTEKQRKIIISAIESFAEKGFSATSTSEIAKKAGVAEGTIFRHYKTKKDLLLAIVAPMMAKFVAPFFIKDLKKVLDQDYENVEDFLRAMLENRREFLIKNLATVKILVQEIPFHPELKDLFKEHIALKVYALFEKLVEHYQEKDQIIQIPAYSVFRMIFSSIFGYLIARYMIMPEADWDDEAETERTIQFIMHGLAGPNSSKK; from the coding sequence ATGAGTGATCATGACTTAAAAATTGATGAACTGATCGATGGAGAAGACCTGACTGAGAAGCAAAGGAAAATCATCATATCGGCGATTGAATCTTTTGCCGAAAAAGGGTTTTCCGCCACTTCAACCAGCGAAATCGCCAAAAAGGCAGGCGTCGCTGAAGGTACGATTTTCAGACACTATAAAACAAAAAAGGATTTGCTGCTAGCAATTGTCGCTCCAATGATGGCAAAGTTTGTGGCACCTTTTTTCATAAAAGATTTAAAGAAGGTCCTGGACCAGGATTACGAGAATGTTGAAGATTTTCTAAGGGCGATGCTGGAAAACCGCCGGGAATTCCTGATCAAAAACCTCGCTACAGTCAAAATTTTGGTGCAGGAAATTCCGTTCCACCCTGAATTGAAGGATCTATTCAAGGAACATATCGCCCTTAAAGTTTATGCACTGTTCGAAAAGCTTGTTGAACATTATCAGGAAAAGGACCAAATCATACAAATCCCTGCCTACAGTGTGTTCCGGATGATCTTCTCCTCCATCTTTGGCTATTTAATTGCGAGGTATATGATCATGCCAGAAGCAGATTGGGATGACGAAGCAGAAACTGAGCGGACCATACAATTCATCATGCATGGATTGGCAGGTCCAAACAGCAGCAAAAAATAA
- a CDS encoding PQQ-dependent sugar dehydrogenase, giving the protein MKSVLYVLLAMLMLIAGCSGGGNETKPAEDVEGKEAVAQADQLEVIAENLEVPWSINKVDETFYLSERPGSILKVEGGSIERQRVSFKKELSQAAEAGFLGFVLAPDFEQSNKAFAYYTYENGTGQFNRIVELTLKNNEWVEGKLLLDNIPSGRFHHGGRLKIGPDGMLYATAGDAATTPEIAQDLSSLGGKILRLNLDGSVPADNPFGGSYVYSYGHRNPQGLAWSEDGTLYASEHGPSAQDEINLIEAGNNYGWPEITGDDTKQGMKAPIFHSGSDTWAPSGMAAHSGKLYVATLRGNALRVFDTKAQTTKELVTGLGRIRDVIIEGDDLYFISNNTDGRGTPAEGDDKLYRVNLEDIR; this is encoded by the coding sequence ATGAAAAGTGTCTTGTATGTGTTGCTGGCAATGCTTATGTTAATTGCGGGCTGTTCAGGCGGCGGAAATGAAACTAAGCCTGCAGAAGATGTGGAAGGGAAAGAGGCGGTTGCCCAGGCAGACCAGCTTGAGGTTATTGCTGAAAACCTGGAAGTTCCGTGGTCTATCAATAAAGTCGATGAGACGTTTTACTTGAGCGAACGCCCAGGTTCGATTTTAAAAGTGGAGGGCGGCAGCATAGAGCGACAGAGAGTTTCTTTTAAGAAGGAATTATCCCAGGCAGCTGAAGCTGGTTTTCTAGGCTTTGTGCTCGCTCCCGACTTCGAGCAGTCCAATAAGGCTTTCGCCTACTACACATACGAGAATGGCACCGGGCAGTTCAACCGGATCGTCGAACTGACGCTGAAAAATAATGAATGGGTGGAAGGCAAGCTGCTGCTCGATAACATCCCGAGCGGACGTTTCCATCATGGCGGCAGGCTGAAAATCGGCCCGGACGGAATGCTTTACGCTACAGCAGGCGATGCGGCGACCACACCTGAAATCGCCCAGGATCTTAGTTCGCTAGGAGGAAAAATCCTCCGGCTGAATCTGGATGGATCGGTTCCTGCTGATAATCCATTTGGAGGTTCCTATGTTTACAGCTATGGACACCGCAATCCGCAGGGACTGGCCTGGTCGGAGGATGGGACACTCTATGCCAGCGAGCACGGTCCATCCGCACAGGATGAGATTAACCTGATTGAGGCAGGAAATAACTATGGATGGCCAGAGATCACAGGTGATGACACAAAGCAGGGGATGAAGGCGCCGATTTTCCATTCCGGAAGCGATACATGGGCACCATCCGGGATGGCGGCACATAGCGGAAAGTTATATGTCGCTACACTGAGAGGCAACGCGCTGCGCGTATTCGACACTAAGGCGCAAACGACAAAAGAATTAGTCACTGGATTAGGCCGGATCCGCGATGTCATCATTGAAGGTGACGATTTGTATTTTATCAGCAACAATACCGACGGCCGCGGAACCCCAGCTGAAGGCGATGACAAGCTTTATCGTGTAAATCTGGAGGATATACGGTAA
- a CDS encoding Cof-type HAD-IIB family hydrolase translates to MIKCIATDMDGTLLTATQQITAENREAILKAKEKGVEVVVATGRSYQEARFVLEESGLKLPMICVNGAEVRSGEGEIVASSPLDKALARQAALRLVESGVYFEVYTNKGTYTEDEDKAISIIVDIFSTANPEVPIEKIAEAAEERMHKGLVTKIEHYDELFEDDQYEIYKLLAFSLDDDKLGAARNDLKEITGLAISSSGRENIEITSLDAQKGVALEKFVSSRGITMEETMALGDNFNDVSMLERVGRPVAMGNAAQEIKALCGEVTLTNEESGVGKAIIQVLEA, encoded by the coding sequence ATGATTAAGTGCATAGCAACAGATATGGATGGGACATTATTGACTGCTACCCAGCAGATTACTGCGGAGAACCGCGAAGCGATTTTAAAAGCCAAGGAAAAGGGAGTCGAAGTTGTGGTCGCAACAGGGCGTTCCTACCAGGAAGCAAGATTCGTTTTGGAGGAATCCGGACTTAAGCTGCCGATGATATGTGTGAATGGAGCAGAGGTTCGTTCAGGGGAAGGGGAAATCGTTGCCTCTAGTCCATTGGACAAGGCTTTAGCCCGGCAGGCAGCCCTAAGGCTAGTGGAAAGCGGAGTTTATTTTGAGGTTTACACGAACAAAGGTACATATACCGAAGATGAGGATAAGGCGATCTCCATCATTGTTGATATTTTTTCAACAGCCAACCCAGAAGTGCCGATTGAAAAAATCGCTGAAGCCGCAGAGGAAAGGATGCATAAAGGACTCGTCACGAAAATCGAACATTATGATGAGTTATTTGAGGACGATCAATATGAAATTTACAAGCTGCTCGCTTTTTCACTGGATGACGACAAGTTAGGTGCTGCCAGGAATGACCTGAAGGAAATCACGGGGCTTGCGATCAGTTCATCCGGCCGTGAGAATATCGAAATTACCAGCCTGGACGCTCAAAAAGGGGTTGCTTTGGAAAAATTCGTATCATCAAGAGGGATTACAATGGAGGAAACGATGGCACTCGGTGATAACTTCAATGATGTGTCGATGCTTGAAAGAGTTGGCAGACCGGTCGCGATGGGCAATGCAGCTCAGGAAATCAAAGCTTTATGCGGCGAAGTGACATTGACGAATGAAGAAAGCGGCGTAGGAAAAGCGATCATACAGGTGTTGGAAGCCTGA
- a CDS encoding ABC transporter substrate-binding protein, whose translation MKAKKLFPAVLSLGLLIGGGLAGCSSSDDKTSGEGGKDGDKVTVDIFQFKVEFKDQFEDIAKAYEEANKDVDINITTVGGGEDYGAALKSKFASGNEPTIYNVGGPQDVADWEDKLADLSDTDAAKAALSGTLEGVTKDDKVLGLPYNQEGYGFIYNKGIFEKAGIDPKSITSYSALEEAVKTLDSKKKDLGLTSVFALPAKETWVTGLHLSNVFLAPEFDQNVINAFESKEVTFEHGDAFKKILDLQNKYSDQPTVSLDYAKQVEELFSTGKAAIIQQGNWVSGSIAGIDEELANSGVGILPIPVEGYKEDSIPVGVPMYWAVNSNKDEKEVAAAKEFLDWLYTSEEGKTAVIEDFKFIPAYEGYDAGKISDPLAKEIYEYSSAGKTLAWTFMGYPTGWGQEKLGINIQKYVSGEMTWDELVEESSKAWAEARK comes from the coding sequence ATGAAAGCAAAAAAGCTATTTCCAGCAGTTCTTTCTCTTGGACTACTGATCGGCGGAGGTCTCGCAGGATGTTCATCAAGTGATGACAAGACTTCTGGCGAAGGTGGAAAAGATGGAGACAAAGTAACCGTCGACATTTTCCAATTCAAGGTTGAGTTCAAGGACCAGTTCGAAGACATCGCAAAAGCTTATGAAGAAGCTAATAAAGACGTTGATATCAACATCACAACTGTGGGCGGCGGGGAAGATTACGGCGCGGCACTTAAATCCAAGTTCGCTTCAGGCAATGAACCTACTATCTACAATGTAGGCGGACCGCAGGACGTTGCAGACTGGGAAGATAAGCTTGCAGATCTTTCTGACACAGATGCTGCAAAAGCTGCTCTTAGCGGAACTCTTGAAGGCGTAACAAAAGACGACAAAGTACTTGGACTTCCTTACAACCAGGAAGGCTATGGCTTCATTTATAACAAAGGCATTTTTGAAAAAGCTGGTATCGATCCGAAGAGCATCACTAGCTACAGTGCATTAGAAGAAGCTGTAAAGACTCTTGACAGCAAGAAGAAAGACCTTGGCCTGACATCTGTATTTGCTCTTCCTGCAAAGGAAACTTGGGTAACTGGACTTCACCTTTCAAACGTGTTCCTTGCACCTGAATTCGACCAGAACGTGATCAACGCTTTCGAATCAAAGGAAGTTACTTTTGAACACGGTGATGCATTCAAGAAAATTCTTGACCTGCAAAACAAATACTCTGACCAGCCTACTGTAAGCCTTGACTATGCGAAGCAAGTTGAAGAGCTATTCTCCACTGGCAAAGCGGCAATCATCCAACAAGGTAACTGGGTATCAGGTTCTATCGCTGGCATCGACGAAGAGCTTGCTAACAGCGGCGTAGGAATCCTTCCGATCCCGGTTGAAGGCTACAAAGAAGATTCAATCCCGGTTGGCGTGCCAATGTACTGGGCTGTAAACAGCAACAAGGACGAAAAAGAAGTTGCAGCAGCTAAGGAATTCTTAGACTGGTTATATACTTCTGAAGAAGGTAAAACAGCTGTAATCGAAGACTTCAAATTCATTCCTGCTTATGAAGGATACGATGCTGGCAAGATTTCTGATCCACTTGCAAAAGAAATCTATGAATACTCTTCAGCTGGCAAAACATTGGCTTGGACTTTCATGGGTTACCCAACTGGTTGGGGACAAGAAAAGCTTGGAATCAACATCCAGAAATATGTGAGCGGCGAAATGACTTGGGACGAATTAGTAGAAGAGTCTTCCAAAGCTTGGGCTGAAGCTCGTAAGTGA
- a CDS encoding sugar ABC transporter permease, whose protein sequence is MRNRNLWYWLFLAPALLALALVVILPLAFGVYYSFTDWNGIKTPSFVGLEHYKALFAEKEFRDALWFTTKFTVVSVFLINFFGLSLALLVTQKFRTNNILRTIFFMPNLIGGLILGFIWQFIFTKVFASVGELIGVEALEGWLSTETTGFWAMAILMSWQMAGYIMVIYISFLEGVPQELLEAAEIDGANSFQRFYHVTFPLVMPAFTVSLFLTLSNSFKLYDQNLSLTGGGPYNSTQMVAMEIFKTAFVENAMAFAQAKAVIFFLIVAAISLTQVYINKKREVEM, encoded by the coding sequence ATGCGTAACCGGAACCTCTGGTACTGGCTTTTCCTTGCTCCAGCTCTACTCGCACTTGCTCTTGTGGTCATTTTGCCGCTGGCATTCGGTGTGTACTACTCATTTACTGACTGGAACGGGATCAAGACACCTTCATTTGTAGGCCTTGAACATTATAAAGCGCTTTTTGCAGAGAAAGAATTCAGAGATGCGTTATGGTTCACAACGAAGTTCACAGTTGTTTCTGTGTTCCTGATCAACTTCTTCGGCCTTTCGCTTGCATTGCTTGTCACACAAAAATTCAGGACGAACAATATCCTGAGAACGATTTTCTTCATGCCCAACCTGATTGGCGGCTTGATTTTAGGCTTCATCTGGCAGTTCATTTTCACGAAGGTTTTCGCGAGCGTCGGTGAACTGATAGGCGTTGAAGCTTTGGAAGGATGGCTGTCCACTGAGACAACCGGCTTTTGGGCAATGGCGATCTTGATGAGCTGGCAGATGGCTGGTTACATCATGGTCATCTATATTTCATTCCTTGAAGGTGTGCCTCAGGAATTGCTTGAAGCAGCAGAAATTGACGGAGCGAACAGCTTCCAGCGTTTTTATCACGTCACCTTCCCGCTGGTCATGCCTGCGTTCACCGTCAGCTTGTTCCTGACACTTTCCAACTCATTCAAGCTTTACGACCAGAACCTGAGTTTAACCGGCGGCGGTCCATACAATTCGACACAGATGGTTGCGATGGAGATTTTCAAAACGGCATTTGTGGAAAATGCAATGGCATTCGCACAGGCTAAAGCGGTCATTTTCTTCTTGATTGTTGCCGCTATTTCACTAACACAGGTTTATATCAATAAAAAACGGGAGGTCGAGATGTAA
- a CDS encoding carbohydrate ABC transporter permease, producing the protein MKKKKQSRIILEILGIILALIWLSPFYLMIVNSFKTKREMFEDTLKLPDVLSFENYTVAFERLDFLKTFFNSVLITVLAVAVIIIFSSMAAYALSRRGGKTSGIIFMLFVAAMLIPFQSVMIPLVSIFGKLEMLNRGGLIFMYLGFGASLSIFLYHGTLSGIPKSLDEAATIDGANRFQIFWHIIFPMLKPVSVTVAILNIIWIWNDYLLPSLVINKPGMETIPLKMFFFFGEYTKQWHLALAGLTIAIIPVIIIYFFLQKQIIKGVSEGSVK; encoded by the coding sequence ATGAAAAAGAAGAAGCAGAGCAGAATCATTCTTGAAATTCTCGGCATCATCCTTGCCCTGATCTGGCTTTCCCCGTTTTACCTGATGATCGTCAACTCGTTCAAGACAAAACGAGAAATGTTTGAGGATACCTTAAAGCTTCCGGATGTTCTTTCATTTGAGAATTACACAGTCGCCTTTGAGCGTTTGGATTTTCTAAAAACCTTTTTCAACTCTGTATTGATTACGGTGCTGGCTGTGGCTGTCATCATCATTTTCTCATCGATGGCTGCCTACGCCCTTTCAAGACGCGGCGGGAAAACCAGCGGGATTATCTTCATGCTGTTTGTCGCAGCAATGCTCATCCCATTCCAATCTGTCATGATTCCACTGGTTTCCATTTTTGGTAAGCTTGAAATGCTCAACAGGGGCGGACTGATTTTCATGTACCTTGGTTTTGGCGCAAGCTTGTCGATTTTCCTTTACCATGGTACATTGAGCGGGATTCCGAAATCGCTTGATGAAGCAGCAACGATCGATGGTGCGAACCGGTTCCAGATTTTCTGGCACATCATCTTCCCGATGCTAAAACCGGTGTCCGTCACAGTAGCCATCCTGAACATCATCTGGATCTGGAATGACTACCTGCTCCCTTCCCTTGTCATCAATAAGCCGGGAATGGAAACAATTCCGCTTAAGATGTTCTTCTTCTTTGGGGAATATACTAAACAATGGCATCTGGCACTGGCAGGACTGACGATCGCGATCATTCCGGTCATCATTATTTACTTCTTCCTCCAAAAGCAAATCATCAAAGGAGTTTCAGAAGGCTCGGTAAAATAA
- a CDS encoding LacI family DNA-binding transcriptional regulator — translation MAVTIKDVAKAAGVSPSTVSRVIADHPHINEGTKKRVRKVMEKLGYHPNFQARSLVVRSTETIGIVMPNSATQALQNPFFPEVIRGISMKAHEHQFGVYLTTGITDEEIFQQVVSMVQGGRVDGIILLYSKTDDKIMNYLLEHKFPFTVIGRPNMNAERITYVDNDNIYITKQVTDYLIKLGHQKIAFIGFNLEHVFTIDRLEGYKQALHEADIQYDEKYVIHEQCLKSEGKEGITRFLSSHEPPTALVVADDFTAIELMSYSEELNIKVPEEISIVSFNDVPLAEHMKPQLTSVNIDIFQLGFEAANCLIEIIKNPDALPKRVTIPARMIERKSCSPIHK, via the coding sequence ATGGCAGTCACAATCAAAGATGTAGCGAAGGCAGCCGGTGTGTCACCATCTACCGTTTCCAGGGTGATTGCGGATCACCCTCATATCAATGAAGGAACGAAGAAGCGTGTACGGAAGGTGATGGAGAAACTCGGGTACCACCCGAACTTCCAAGCACGAAGCCTGGTGGTAAGGAGTACTGAGACAATCGGTATCGTTATGCCAAATTCGGCTACCCAGGCATTGCAAAATCCGTTTTTCCCCGAGGTCATCAGGGGCATCAGCATGAAAGCCCATGAACATCAATTCGGGGTTTATTTAACGACGGGCATCACGGACGAGGAAATCTTCCAGCAGGTTGTCTCGATGGTGCAGGGCGGCAGGGTTGATGGCATCATCCTCCTGTATTCGAAAACGGATGACAAGATCATGAACTACTTGCTGGAGCATAAGTTTCCGTTTACGGTCATCGGCCGTCCAAATATGAACGCTGAGCGGATTACCTATGTCGACAATGACAATATTTACATCACAAAACAGGTTACTGATTATCTAATCAAGCTCGGCCATCAAAAAATAGCCTTTATCGGTTTCAATCTCGAGCACGTTTTTACAATTGACCGGCTGGAGGGGTATAAGCAAGCCCTCCATGAAGCTGACATCCAATATGACGAAAAGTATGTAATCCATGAGCAGTGCTTAAAATCAGAAGGAAAAGAAGGCATCACAAGGTTCCTTTCCTCTCATGAGCCGCCTACTGCGCTCGTAGTGGCAGATGATTTTACCGCCATCGAGCTGATGAGTTATTCGGAGGAATTGAATATCAAGGTGCCAGAAGAAATCTCCATTGTCAGCTTCAATGATGTACCACTTGCGGAACATATGAAGCCGCAGCTGACTTCTGTTAACATCGACATCTTCCAGTTAGGATTCGAAGCGGCTAACTGTTTAATAGAAATCATCAAAAATCCGGACGCCTTGCCAAAAAGGGTCACAATCCCTGCAAGGATGATTGAACGGAAATCATGCAGTCCCATTCATAAGTAA